A DNA window from Eretmochelys imbricata isolate rEreImb1 chromosome 3, rEreImb1.hap1, whole genome shotgun sequence contains the following coding sequences:
- the LOC144262738 gene encoding zinc finger and BTB domain-containing protein 24-like isoform X8 encodes MAEAIADPPEKLVVIHSKAHRDTILANFAEQRKKNFLCDITLIVEDVHFRAHKALLAASSEYFSMMFVDEGEISQSIYMLEGMVADTFGALLEFIYTGYLHSNEKSMEQILATAQLLKVNDLVWAHADYQTNHSPNNPLTSSSGASVVVFANDKKNGDPPKRKRGRPRKVKNAQEEKFGTSSVEDVQLRENNSVRNKQNFMKKVAAEETVASEQVPVRKEVEETEPACGSEAAVDLSAEKDENYDPKSQGIQSNQSRYSKRRIRRSIKLKDYKLVGDEDGKVLTKRTDRKRKRTGSEACCKECGKVFKYNHFLAIHQRSHTGERPFKCNECGKGFSQKHSLQVHERMHTGERPYTCTVCSKALTTKHSLLEHMSLHTGQKAFTCDQCGKYFSQKRQLKSHYRVHTGEKPFTCEICGKSFTAKSSLQTHIRIHRLLPYYRMSIFTLPKTCMIFIKLSESLI; translated from the exons ATGGCAGAAGCAATTGCTGACCCTCCAGAGAAGCTTGTTGTTATCCACTCCAAGGCTCACAGAGATACCATTCTAGCTAATTTTGCagaacaaaggaaaaagaatttTCTTTGTGATATCACTTTAATAGTAGAGGATGTGCACTTCAGAGCCCACAAAGCTTTACTTGCTGCCAGCAGTGAGTACTTTTCAATGATGTTTGTAGATGAGGGAGAGATAAGCCAGTCAATTTATATGTTGGAGGGAATGGTTGCAGACACTTTTGGTGCACTACTGGAATTTATCTACACAGGTTATCTCCATTCCAATGAAAAAAGCATGGAACAAATACTGGCAACTGCACAGCTCCTAAAAGTGAATGATTTAGTATGGGCACATGCAGATTATCAGACCAACCATAGCCCAAATAATCCTCTCACATCTAGTAGTGGTGCTTCAGTAGTTGTCTTTGCAAATGACAAGAAAAATGGAGATCCACCAAAGCGAAAACGAGGAAGACCAAGAAAAGTCAAGAATGCTCAAGAGGAAAAATTTGGGACATCTTCTGTTGAAGATGTGCAGCTAAGAGAGAACAATTCAGTGCGAAATAAACAAAATTTTATGAAAAAAGTTGCAGCGGAAGAAACTGTTGCCAGTGAACAAGTTCCAGTAAGGAAAGAAGTGGAAGAAACTGAGCCAGCTTGTGGTTCAGAAGCTGCTGTAGATCTATCAGCTGAGAAGGATGAGAATTATGATCCTAAATCTCAAGGAATACAGAGCAATCAGAGTCGTTATAGCAAACGTAGAATACGGAGGTCTATCAAGCTAAAAGATTATAAACTTGTTGGTGATGAAGATGGAAAAGTATTGACAAAGAGAACTGATAGAAAAAGAAAACGCACAGGTTCTGAAGCTTGTTGCAAAGAATGTGGCAAAGTGTTTAAATATAATCACTTTTTAGCTATTCATCAGAGAAGTCATACAG GAGAACGCCCTTTTAAATGCAATGAATGTGGTAAAGGCTTTTCCCAGAAGCACTCTCTTCAGGTTCATGAACGGATGCATACTGGAGAGCGACCATATACCTGTACTGTCTGTAGTAAAGCTTTAACAACAAAACATTCTCTTTTGGAACATATGAGCCTACACACAG gACAGAAGGCTTTTACGTGTGATCAGTGTGGAAAGTATTTTAGCCAAAAGAGACAACTGAAGAGTCATTACCGAGTGCACACAG GTGAGAAGCCATTTACTTGTGAAATCTGTGGCAAGTCATTCACAGCAAAAAGTTCTCTTCAGACTCACATCAGAATCCACAG GTTGTTACCGTATTACAGAATGAGCATCTTTACACTACCCAAGACATGcatgatttttattaaattgagtgaaTCTCTGATATGA
- the LOC144262738 gene encoding zinc finger and BTB domain-containing protein 24-like isoform X9 has translation MAEAIADPPEKLVVIHSKAHRDTILANFAEQRKKNFLCDITLIVEDVHFRAHKALLAASSEYFSMMFVDEGEISQSIYMLEGMVADTFGALLEFIYTGYLHSNEKSMEQILATAQLLKVNDLVWAHADYQTNHSPNNPLTSSSGASVVVFANDKKNGDPPKRKRGRPRKVKNAQEEKFGTSSVEDVQLRENNSVRNKQNFMKKVAAEETVASEQVPVRKEVEETEPACGSEAAVDLSAEKDENYDPKSQGIQSNQSRYSKRRIRRSIKLKDYKLVGDEDGKVLTKRTDRKRKRTGSEACCKECGKVFKYNHFLAIHQRSHTGERPFKCNECGKGFSQKHSLQVHERMHTGERPYTCTVCSKALTTKHSLLEHMSLHTGQKAFTCDQCGKYFSQKRQLKSHYRVHTGKCFNKDH, from the exons ATGGCAGAAGCAATTGCTGACCCTCCAGAGAAGCTTGTTGTTATCCACTCCAAGGCTCACAGAGATACCATTCTAGCTAATTTTGCagaacaaaggaaaaagaatttTCTTTGTGATATCACTTTAATAGTAGAGGATGTGCACTTCAGAGCCCACAAAGCTTTACTTGCTGCCAGCAGTGAGTACTTTTCAATGATGTTTGTAGATGAGGGAGAGATAAGCCAGTCAATTTATATGTTGGAGGGAATGGTTGCAGACACTTTTGGTGCACTACTGGAATTTATCTACACAGGTTATCTCCATTCCAATGAAAAAAGCATGGAACAAATACTGGCAACTGCACAGCTCCTAAAAGTGAATGATTTAGTATGGGCACATGCAGATTATCAGACCAACCATAGCCCAAATAATCCTCTCACATCTAGTAGTGGTGCTTCAGTAGTTGTCTTTGCAAATGACAAGAAAAATGGAGATCCACCAAAGCGAAAACGAGGAAGACCAAGAAAAGTCAAGAATGCTCAAGAGGAAAAATTTGGGACATCTTCTGTTGAAGATGTGCAGCTAAGAGAGAACAATTCAGTGCGAAATAAACAAAATTTTATGAAAAAAGTTGCAGCGGAAGAAACTGTTGCCAGTGAACAAGTTCCAGTAAGGAAAGAAGTGGAAGAAACTGAGCCAGCTTGTGGTTCAGAAGCTGCTGTAGATCTATCAGCTGAGAAGGATGAGAATTATGATCCTAAATCTCAAGGAATACAGAGCAATCAGAGTCGTTATAGCAAACGTAGAATACGGAGGTCTATCAAGCTAAAAGATTATAAACTTGTTGGTGATGAAGATGGAAAAGTATTGACAAAGAGAACTGATAGAAAAAGAAAACGCACAGGTTCTGAAGCTTGTTGCAAAGAATGTGGCAAAGTGTTTAAATATAATCACTTTTTAGCTATTCATCAGAGAAGTCATACAG GAGAACGCCCTTTTAAATGCAATGAATGTGGTAAAGGCTTTTCCCAGAAGCACTCTCTTCAGGTTCATGAACGGATGCATACTGGAGAGCGACCATATACCTGTACTGTCTGTAGTAAAGCTTTAACAACAAAACATTCTCTTTTGGAACATATGAGCCTACACACAG gACAGAAGGCTTTTACGTGTGATCAGTGTGGAAAGTATTTTAGCCAAAAGAGACAACTGAAGAGTCATTACCGAGTGCACACAG GGAAGTGCTTTAACAAAGATCACTGA